Within Chloroflexota bacterium, the genomic segment CTTGCCGCCCAGGTCGGGGAGTTTAGCCGTGGCGGGAGCTTGGGTAGGTGCCTCAGTAGCGGCTGGCGCTTCGGTGGCCGCCGGCGCCTCGGTGGCAGCGGGGGCTTCCGTAGCCGCAGGGGCCTGGGTGGCCGCAGGTGCTTCTGTGGGTTGAGGCGCGGCCGTGGGGGTGGCTTTGGAGCCGCAGGCGGCTAAAGCCAGCAGGGCTGCCAAAACCAGCAGAGCAAGAAAAACTTTCTTTCGCATGCTTCTCCTCCTGCAATGGGGGTAGGCGCGCGGCGCGCGCCGGAGCGTCTTTGGCGTAATCATACTTTATAATACCCTAAATCGCAGCAATCTTGGCTTTGCTTTTATGCAATTTTTATGAACTTTGGAGGTGGTTGTGGCATCTCAGCGAAAGGTTTGGGTGGTGGTGGCCTCGCAAAATCCGGTGAAGCAAGAGGCCGTGCGGCGAGCGTTTCGGCGGGCTTTCCCGCAGGCGGTGTTGCGGGTGGAGGGCGTGGCGGTGCCTTCGGGGGTTAGCGCCCAGCCCGTGGGCGATGCGGAAACCCGGCGCGGCGCGCGTCAGCGGGCTGAGCGGGCACGGCAAGCGGTGCCCCAGGCCGATTTTTGGGTGGGCCTGGAAGGCGGGGTGGCATGGCAGGGGGAAGATCTCTTTTCCTTCGCGTGGGTGGCTGTGTTGCGTAACGATGGCGTGTGGGGCGAGGCTCGCACGGCGGCTTTTGCCTTGCCGCCGCGGGTGGTGGCTTTCCTGCGAGAGGGATTGGAGTTGGGGGAGGCCGACGACCGTGTGTTTGGCGAGCATAACAGCAAACAGAAAATGGGGGCAGTGGGTTTGCTTACCGACGGCTTGATTGACCGCACGACCTTATATGAACATGCCCTGGTGTTGGCGCTGATTCCTTATGGAGCGCGTTGGCAACAGGCCCAATAATTCGTCGCGCCGATGGCCCAGGCGCGAGTATAATGGGAACATTCTCCAACGCTGTTTTGGCATTGCATCGCCTATGACATCAAAGACTTACATTCCCTGGCGGACGACTTACGACCCGGCTCGTTGGAAGGCAAAGCGCCGCGTTTTGCGTTTCGCACTGCGCACGGTGGGTTTCCCGTTGTTGGCCCGAATGGGCAAGGTGGAAGGCGTGGAGCGCGTGCCTCGCGAGGGCCGAGTCATTTTGATGTTCAATCACATTGCTTTCATTGACCCTATCGCGGTGCTGCACGCCTGCCCGCGCGATGCGGTGCCTATGATGAAGGCCGAGGCGCTGGCTTTTCCTTTTATTGGCTATTTGCCGCGCTGGTGGGGGGTGGTGCCTATTTGGCGCGGTGAAGTCGATTTGCTGGCGATTCGCCAGTCGTTGGCCGTGTTGGAGGCAGAGGAACCACTGTTGATTGCCCCGGAGGGCACCCGCAGCAATAGCCTTTTGCGCGGCAAACTGGGCATGGCCTATCTCGCGGCGCGTGCCCAGGCTCCGGTGGTTCCTGTGGCGGTGGAAGGCACCCAGGGCTTTCCGACGTGGCCGCTTTCTCCCCGTTGGTGGGGTGAGAAGGTGAGTATTCGGTTTGGGCGGCCTTTCCGCTTTACGGTGGCGCGCCGCAACCCCAACCGCCGCCTTTTGCAGCAGATGACCGATGAGGCGATGTACATTTTGGCGGCGATGCTGCCGCCCCATCGGCGGGGTTACTACGCGGACCTTTCCCGCGCGACGCGTCATACCATCCGTTGGCTGGATGAGGACAGCGTTGAGGAACCCCAACCATTGCGCCCCGTGCTAAAATGAGCGGGATGGCACGTATCTTGCACTGCGAGGCGACATGACGATGTCGTGGTTGTACGCTTTTGATGCTTATCTGGTAGCGCTTTCCTGGTCAGGTAGCGCCATAGCCGTGTTATGGTTGGGGGGATTGCTTTATGCCGTTTACCGGCTGCGCCGACATCATCCGCGTTGGCAGAGGGTTCACTGGCTGGCCTTTGTGGTGTTGCTGTTGGCGACGCCACTTTTGACCGCCGTTGTGGTGGGGGGGTATGGGCACGAATTGCCCTTGCCGGTAGCAGCGGCAAAAACCCACTTGATGTTTCTTCCTTTTGCTGCGATAGGGTGGATGTTGGCCGCGGGGCTGTTGGGGGCGCCTGCGGCCTTTGTCATTGCTTTGCTGACCGGCGCACTGATTGGTTTTTGGAGCACGCATTTGCCAACAGAGGCGCTTTCGGAAGCCACGTTGGCGCTGGTGTTTGCGTGGGCGCTATGGCAGCCTTACCGCACCCGGTTTTACCGCTTTTTGCGGCAGCCGTTGGGTGCAGCGGTGGCGGTGGCGTTGTTGTACAGCGTGATTGGCACCATGAATGTGTTGCTGGTGAGTGGCAATACGTTCGCCGAGCAGGTGGATATTGCGCTGACAGCGGCTCCCTGGTTGATGCTCTACAAAGTAGCGCCGTTGCTGGTAGGGGGGCTTGTGGCTCAGGCGGTGGCGCTTTGGCTGCCGCTGCCTTGGGGGTATAGTGGCGAACTTTCGCCTTCACCTTTGGAACGCTCGCTGTTGCGGCAGTTTTCGTTTGTGATGACGTCGGTGATGATAGGTTTGGCTTTGAGCATTTTGGTGGGCAACTGGGTGCTGGCGCGGCGCTCCGCGCGCACGCTCATTCTCAAGCGCCTGGAAAGCACCACCAGCATCGCAGCCCAAAGCATGCCGTTCTTTACCGAAAACGGCGATTTAATCATTCGGAAACTTGCCTCGGACCCTGCGTTGGCTTCCCTTGCCCCAGCGGAAATTCCTGCCTATTTGAGCAATGCCAAAGCCAACAGTTTCTTCTTCGACGCCATTTTGCTGAGCGATGCGCAGGGCAACGTTCTCGCAAGTTACCCCGAGGGGGAGCAGTTGCTCGACAACGAACTTTCCAGCGTGGAATTTTTGGTGAATACCGATGCACCGGTATATCACGACACGGCTTTTTCGCCATCTCGGCAGGAAACGGTGGTCTGTTTTGTGGCGCCGGTAAGCGCCCCCGGACTGACCACCCGCCATCTTTACCTGGTGGGGCGCACGACATTGGCTTCCAACCCTTACAGCGAGCCTATTGTGCAGGGGTTGCGTGCTTTGAAGAACGTGGAAAGCGCCGCGGTGATCGTAGACGCCCGTGGAAGGATCGTCTATGCCACCCGCGACGACCTGGATTGGGTGAAAGACGATCTGCCGCCTTCGCCTGCACCGTTACCTGCTGAAATTGCCGACCCCAGCGGCGAACATTATCTCGTGGAAGTTTCCCAGGCCACCGGCACGACGTGGCGCATCATTGCCATTTCGCCAGTCAGCCGCTTGCAGAGCATCGCGTTGCGTACGGCTTTGCCGCTGACGCTGATGGTGCTGGTGTTGGCGTTAATGGGGATTCTGGTTTCCCGCTCGCTGCTGGTGATGGTGACGGCTTCGTTGCGCAAGTTGAGTGTGGCGGCGGAGCATATTGCGCGCGGCCAGTTGAACCAGCCGCTGGAAATTGACTCGGTGGACGAGGTCGGGCAATTAGGGCAGACTTTCGAATACATGCGCCGCCGTTTGCGCGCCCGCATGGATGAGCTCAGCCGCCTTCTGCACACCAGCCAGCGGGTCGCGGCAACCCTCAAAGTTGACGAGGCTGCTGATGCGGTGCTCAACGCGGTGCTGGTGAGCGGCGCCACCACGGTGCGGATTGCTTTGTCTTCTGAGGCGTTGCCCGACGACCGAGCGAATGACTACCCTATTCGCTTCGGGCGTGGCGTGGCTGCCGAGGCGTATGGCCCTCTGGATGCCCAGTTGCTGAAACTGGTTCAACGGCAGTCGTTGGTGCGCATCAGCAAGCCGGGGCGATCGTATGGTCTGGAATTCCCGCCCGAAGCGCCTGTGCCGCAGGCCGTGTTGGCGGTGGCGTTGCATTATGAGCAGCGGTTTTTGGGTGTGCTTTATGCCTTGTATAATACGCCGCACACCTTCACCGATGAGGAGACCCGCTATATCAGCGCGCTGGGACTTCAGATGGCAATGGCTGCGTATACGGCGCGCCTGTATTACATGGCCGAAGTGCGCCATCAGCGGTTGCTGGCCGTGTTGAATGCCTCGCCTGACCCCATTCTGGTGACCGATAAGCAGGGGCGTCTCATCCTGGCGAACCTGGCAGCGCGTACTCAGTTGCCCATTGCCCCAACGATGAACCGGTTGCTGGAAGAGACCACGACTCACGCGCCCCTGATCGCCTTGCTCCGCCGTCAGAAGACGCCGCCGTTTTCTGAAGAGATTACCATCGGCAATCGGGTGTACTTCGCCACGGTGGCGAGTGTTCAAACCGAAGAGCGGGAAGTGGGGCGGGTTTGCATCTTGCGCGATATTACGCACTTTAAGGAATTGGATGCGCTCAAGTCGGAGTTCGTTTCTACCGTGAGCCACGACTTGCGCGCCCCCTTGACCCTGATGAACGGCTAC encodes:
- a CDS encoding 1-acyl-sn-glycerol-3-phosphate acyltransferase, producing the protein MERVGNRPNNSSRRWPRREYNGNILQRCFGIASPMTSKTYIPWRTTYDPARWKAKRRVLRFALRTVGFPLLARMGKVEGVERVPREGRVILMFNHIAFIDPIAVLHACPRDAVPMMKAEALAFPFIGYLPRWWGVVPIWRGEVDLLAIRQSLAVLEAEEPLLIAPEGTRSNSLLRGKLGMAYLAARAQAPVVPVAVEGTQGFPTWPLSPRWWGEKVSIRFGRPFRFTVARRNPNRRLLQQMTDEAMYILAAMLPPHRRGYYADLSRATRHTIRWLDEDSVEEPQPLRPVLK
- a CDS encoding HAMP domain-containing protein, whose translation is MTMSWLYAFDAYLVALSWSGSAIAVLWLGGLLYAVYRLRRHHPRWQRVHWLAFVVLLLATPLLTAVVVGGYGHELPLPVAAAKTHLMFLPFAAIGWMLAAGLLGAPAAFVIALLTGALIGFWSTHLPTEALSEATLALVFAWALWQPYRTRFYRFLRQPLGAAVAVALLYSVIGTMNVLLVSGNTFAEQVDIALTAAPWLMLYKVAPLLVGGLVAQAVALWLPLPWGYSGELSPSPLERSLLRQFSFVMTSVMIGLALSILVGNWVLARRSARTLILKRLESTTSIAAQSMPFFTENGDLIIRKLASDPALASLAPAEIPAYLSNAKANSFFFDAILLSDAQGNVLASYPEGEQLLDNELSSVEFLVNTDAPVYHDTAFSPSRQETVVCFVAPVSAPGLTTRHLYLVGRTTLASNPYSEPIVQGLRALKNVESAAVIVDARGRIVYATRDDLDWVKDDLPPSPAPLPAEIADPSGEHYLVEVSQATGTTWRIIAISPVSRLQSIALRTALPLTLMVLVLALMGILVSRSLLVMVTASLRKLSVAAEHIARGQLNQPLEIDSVDEVGQLGQTFEYMRRRLRARMDELSRLLHTSQRVAATLKVDEAADAVLNAVLVSGATTVRIALSSEALPDDRANDYPIRFGRGVAAEAYGPLDAQLLKLVQRQSLVRISKPGRSYGLEFPPEAPVPQAVLAVALHYEQRFLGVLYALYNTPHTFTDEETRYISALGLQMAMAAYTARLYYMAEVRHQRLLAVLNASPDPILVTDKQGRLILANLAARTQLPIAPTMNRLLEETTTHAPLIALLRRQKTPPFSEEITIGNRVYFATVASVQTEEREVGRVCILRDITHFKELDALKSEFVSTVSHDLRAPLTLMNGYITMLGMVGELNERQSSYVARIQKSIQAMTEMVNNLLDLGRIESGVGLQLQLVSPLDIIDEIIKRWEAHARQKGITLRTEIHPDTPPLVEADPLLLGRVLNNLVDNAIKYTPTGGTVTVLARPSGDDKVLLGVRDTGVGISPLDQPRLFEKFFRIVRRGGPKEKGSGLGLAIVKSIVERHRGRVWVESQLGEGSTFFVELPLRQPHNK
- the yjjX gene encoding non-canonical purine NTP phosphatase translates to MEVVVASQRKVWVVVASQNPVKQEAVRRAFRRAFPQAVLRVEGVAVPSGVSAQPVGDAETRRGARQRAERARQAVPQADFWVGLEGGVAWQGEDLFSFAWVAVLRNDGVWGEARTAAFALPPRVVAFLREGLELGEADDRVFGEHNSKQKMGAVGLLTDGLIDRTTLYEHALVLALIPYGARWQQAQ